In Sardina pilchardus chromosome 10, fSarPil1.1, whole genome shotgun sequence, one genomic interval encodes:
- the adck2 gene encoding uncharacterized aarF domain-containing protein kinase 2, which yields MAALTARRCLLNLRCSIRQLGLFPVARHVPHGARLGESRVAPLLTRVPKTALLCWVAGRYMYTAASCQEALLPQPKTVKKAIAKVQVHKLVFVLRLTLRAVVLLLKFGPLLLLFPLSLVSEQWASRWLDALLWVTETSGPTFIKLGQWASTRRDIFSRAFCDRFSRLHVHVRPHAWTHTKVCLRRAFGEHWRQLFVFDSKEPVGSGCIAQVYRAKARVEAVEDPDFQQLVEDLERDDLLEAWEIPGLRRTLTSLQEIVTGEEEQDHQTGLEKTSKFTRESPGKEHMIPVAIKVLHPGIRRQVEIDLLLMKAGSWLLNCLPGVKWLSLPGIVEEFENLMTKQIDLRYEATNIEKFRENFRDVHYVKFPIPLRPFVTRTVLVETYEESEPISRYLQGDVPMEVKQKIARMGVDTLLKMVFVDNFVHGDLHPGNILVQWNHSGSAQDKATLTDLWDTVVVSVRPAPPPLQLVLLDAGIVAHLSEGDLRNFRAVFTAVVLRQGERVAELILHHARANECQDVPRFKREMAQLVDQALSDTLSLGKVQVAELLSRVFGLLIHHKVKLESNFASIVFAIMVLEGLGRSLDPNLDVLAIAKPLLLKNCASLL from the exons ATGGCAGCTCTGACTGCAAGGCGCTGCCTTCTAAACTTGAGATGCTCCATCCGTCAGTTAGGGCTTTTCCCAGTAGCTCGCCATGTCCCTCACGGAGCTCGACTTGGCGAGTCCAGAGTTGCTCCCCTGTTGACCAGAGTGCCTAAGACTGCACTGTTATGCTGGGTCGCAGGGCGTTATATGTACACAGCAGCAAGCTGCCAGGAGGCCTTGCTGCCACAGCCTAAAACGGTGAAGAAGGCCATTGCTAAAGTGCAGGTCCACAAGCTGGTGTTTGTCCTGCGCCTGACTCTGCGAGCTGTGGTTCTCCTGCTCAAATTTGGCCCGCTGCTTCTGCTCTTCCCACTGAGTCTGGTGTCAGAGCAATGGGCATCCCGCTGGTTGGATGCCTTGCTCTGGGTAACTGAGACCTCCGGACCCACTTTCATCAAACTGGGCCAGTGGGCCAGCACGCGCCGGGATATCTTCTCACGGGCCTTCTGTGACCGCTTCAGCAGACTGCACGTCCATGTCCGTCCCCACGCCTGGACACACACCAAGGTCTGCCTGAGGAGGGCCTTTGGCGAGCACTGGAGGCAGCTCTTCGTTTTCGATAGCAAGGAGCCGGTCGGATCGGGTTGTATTGCGCAGGTGTACCGGGCCAAGGCCAGAGTTGAAGCTGTAGAGGACCCAGACTTCCAGCAGCTGGTGGAGGACCTGGAGAGAGATGATCTGCTTGAAGCCTGGGAGATCCCCGGGCTTCGTAGGACTTTAACTTCACTGCAGGAAATAGTAACAGGTGAAGAGGAACAAGACCATCAAACTGGACTAGAAAAAACAAGTAAATTTACTAGAGAAAGTCCAGGAAAAGAACATATGATACCTGTTGCTATAAAG GTACTTCATCCAGGGATCAGAAGACAGGTAGAGATAGACTTGCTGCTCATGAAGGCAGGTAGCTGGCTGCTTAATTGCTTACCTGGAGTCAAGTGGCTTAGCTTGCCTGGAATTGTGGAGGAGTTTGAGAATCTCATGACCAAACAG ATAGATCTACGTTATGAAGCAACGAATATCGAGAAGTTCCGGGAGAATTTCCGCGATGTGCATTATGTCAAGTTCCCCATCCCCCTGAGACCATTTGTCACAAGGACGGTGCTGGTGGAGACCTACGAG GAGAGTGAACCAATCTCCAGGTATCTCCAGGGAGATGTTCCTATGGAGGTGAAGCAGAAAATAGCCAGGATGGGAGTGGACACACTGCTAAAAATG GTGTTTGTGGATAACTTTGTCCACGGGGACCTCCACCCAGGGAACATCCTGGTGCAGTGGAACCACAGTGGCTCGGCACAGGACAAGGCCACGCTGACCGACCTGTGGGACACGGTGGTGGTGAGCGTCCGGCCAGCCCCTCCCCCACTGCAGCTCGTGCTGCTGGATGCTGGCATCGTGGCACACCTCAGTGAGGGGGATCTGAGGAACTTCCGGGCTGTGTTCACCGCAGTCGTCCTCCGGCAG GGCGAGCGCGTGGCGGAGTTGATCCTGCACCATGCCAGAGCCAACGAGTGCCAGGATGTACCACGCTTCAAGCGGGAAATGGCCCAGCTGGTGGACCAAGCCCTTAGTGACACCCTCTCTCTTGGGAAG GTCCAGGTGGCGGAGTTGCTTTCCCGTGTGTTTGGGTTGCTCATCCATCACAAG GTGAAGCTGGAGAGCAACTTTGCCTCCATCGTCTTTGCCATCATGGTGCTGGAGGGGCTCGGCCGGTCCCTGGACCCCAACCTGGACGTCCTGGCCATCGCCAAGCCTCTGCTGCTCAAGAACTGCGCTTCCCTCCTCTAG